The [Clostridium] celerecrescens 18A genomic sequence AAAACTGGCAAATCTGATTATCACGATTTCAAAGTCCTTAGCCTGTGCAGGCCGGATTAACGCTGTGTTTGAACAGGAGCCAGCCATTACAGAAGTTTCGAATAAGGGTGTGGAAGAAAAACAGGATGCTCCCGAAGTAGAATTTGACCATATGACCTTTGCCTATGCAGGGGCCAAGGATGCGGCGTTAAGCGGTTTATCCTTTCAGGTCATGAAGGGGGAGACCATTGGAATCATCGGAGGAACAGGTTCCGGTAAGACCACCCTGGTAAATCTGATTCCCCGTTTTTATGAGGTCACAGAAGGATCCGTAAAGGTAGGAGGAGTTGACGTAAGGCAATATCCTTTGGGACAGTTGAGGGAGCTGGTGGGAATTGTTCCCCAAAAGGCGGTGCTTTTTAAAGGAACCCTTCGGGAAAATATGAAGTGGGGGAAAAAAGAAGCAACGGACCATGAGATTTATGAGGCTCTTGCCACTGCCCAGGCAAAGGATTTTGTAGAGGAAAAAGGAGAAGGACTGGAGCTTCTGATCCAGGCGGGAGGAAGGAATCTTTCCGGCGGGCAGCGGCAGAGACTAGCCATTGCAAGGGCATTGGTAAAAGATCCTCAGATTCTCATCATGGATGACAGCGCTTCTGCCCTGGATTTTGCTACTGATGCCAGGCTTAGAAAGGCAATTAAAGAAAGTACCGGGAATATGACTGTTTTCCTGGTATCCCAGAGAGCTTCCAGTATTAAAAACGCGGACAGGATCCTGGTCTTAGATGACGGGCAGATGGCAGGCTGGGGAACTCATGAGGAGCTGTTAACTTCCTGTCAGGTTTACCGGGAAATATGCTTATCCCAGCTGTCAAAAGAGGAGGTGCAATAACATGAACGTAAAAAAATACAGATCCACTGTCAAACGGATTTTTCGCTGCATTGGCCGTTATAAATGGGGAGTCGCTGCTTCCCTGGCCTGTGCTTTTGTCACAGTTTTATTGACTTTATACGTTCCCATCCTCACTGGCCGGGCCATTGACTGCATTGTGGGAGCAGGAGCTGTTGATTTTGCCGGCATGTGGACGATTTTAAAACAAATAGGAATCATCATTGCAATAACAGCGGTGGCCCAGTGGCTTATGAGCCATATCAACAACCTGGTTACCTACCGGGTGGTGAAGGATATCAGAACCCAGGCATTTAATAAGCTGGAGATCCTTCCTTTAAAATATATTGATTCCCATTCTCACGGAGATATCATAAACAGGATTATCACAGATATCGATCAGTTTTCCGATGGGCTGCTAATGGGCTTTACCCAGCTGTTCACCGGAGTCCTTACCATTTTTGGAACATTGGTTTTTATGTTTTCCATGAATCCGGGCATAACGGTTGTGGTGGTTCTTGTAACTCCTGTTTCACTGTTTGTTGCCAGCTTTATTGCAAGAAAGACCTTCCGCTTGTTTAAGATGCAGTCTCAGACCAGAGGGGAGCTGACTTCTCTTGTGGAAGAGATGCTGGGGAATCAGAAGGTGGTGCAGGCCTTTGCCCATGAAGCCGATGCACAGGAAAAATTTGAAGATATTAACGAAGATTTGCGTGTCTGGAGCCTGAAAGCTACATTCTTTTCTTCCATTACCAATCCAGCGACCCGCTTTGTGAACAGCCTGGTTTATGCCAGTGTTGGAATCGCCGGAGCTTTTGCGGCTGTAAAAGGACTTTTATCCGTAGGACAGCTTTCCAGTTTTTTAAGCTATGCCAATCAATATACAAAGCCATTTAATGAAATATCTGGTGTGGTTACTGAGCTTCAAAATGCCCTGGCCTCTGCTGCTCGGGTGTTTGAACTGATTGATGAGGAGCCTCAGGTCCCAGAGGAGCCAGACGCTGCAGTGCTCAGCAATGCAAAGGGAGAGATATCTCTGGAACAAGTGTACTTTTCCTATAATCCTGAGATCGCCTTGATTGAGGATATGAATTTAAACGTACGTAAGGGCCAGAGAGTAGCCATCGTAGGCCCTACGGGCTGCGGAAAGAGTACGGTAATTAATCTCCTCATGCGTTTTTATGATGTGGATTCCGGTTCCATCCGGGTAGATGGGAAAGATATACGCCATATGACCAGACAAAGCTTAAGAACCAGTTACGGTATGGTGCTGCAGGAGACATGGCTTAAATCAGGGACCATTCGCGAAAATATTGCATATGGAAAGCCGGATGCGGCTGAGGAAGAAATCATTCTTGCGGCAAAGGAGGCTCATGCCCACAGTTTTATCAGGCGTATGCCGGAAGGATATGATACTGTTATATCGGAAGACGGCGGAAACTTATCCCAAGGCCAGAAGCAGCTTTTATGCATTGCCAGAGTTATGTTGTGCCTTCCTCCCATGCTGATTCTTGATGAAGCCACTTCATCTATTGATACCAGAACCGAGATAAAAATTCAAAAAGCTTTTGGAAAAATGATGGAAGGGCGTACCAGTTTTATCGTCGCTCACCGTCTTTCTACGATTAAAGAAGCGGATGTGATACTGGTAATGAGGGATGGCCATATCATTGAGCAGGGAACTCATGAAAGCCTGCTTTCCCAAAATGGATTTTACGCACAGCTTTATAACAGCCAGTTTGCTGTGTAGCTTTGATTAGATAATAAAAAACAGCGTCAGAAAGATATCTGGGATATACTTTCTGGCGCTGTTCTTTTTTTCACTGTTATGATATACTTTAAAAAGTTCGATATTAGTTATAATAACTATATAAAAGGCGGTAGGATTATGTTTGAAATCATTATGGAAGCCAGGAGGGCGGTCTGTTTCAGGCCCGTAAGAATTCCTTTGCAGTTTACGGATAAGGGGAGGGGGTATGGATAAATTTTGTGATCACATGACGGCGGTTTAAGATATTGATTCTGTAAAAGACAGTGTAAAAATCTTGGCCGTATTTTATGGTTTTAAAGAACAGGGGGAAAAAATGAGTTTTTTAGATATTATTTTGTTGGGCGCATTGTTAACAGAGAGTGTGCTTTTAATTGCGTTGGCCCATTTTTACAATAAAGAAAAAGAAAAAGTTCAGATTGAGAAAACAAAAAGAGCCGAAGATAAGGAGTATATTGATATTTTTATAGAGCATCTGGAAAAACGGGCTGAAACCTATGAAATACTCCTTGAATTTAAAAGAATTTTAGAAGAAGCTTATAAAGATGCGATTTAAGAAAGGAAAACGGACAGAGGCCGTCTTATTTCCTTCTGATATAAGCCATATCAAAATAATCCTTGACATTTTGATCATCCGTTATTACAATGGTACGTAACGTTACAATTAAAAACATCAAATGCAATGAAGGTGTAAGTAAATCCTTAATTTTCTTCCAGAGAGAAAGGGCCATCGGCTGTAAGCCCTTTTAAGTTCAGATAAGAGATTGAATTTCCCACCGAAGCAGCATGATTGAAACCAGCGACAGCTTTGGCTGCCGGTCTGGCGGGTAAGTCATGACGTCAATACACGTTACGTATACCGAGTGCCTGTGTCATACGCAGGAATCAGGGTGGTACCGCGAATATAGCTTCGTCCCTTTTTGGGGCGGAGCTTTTTTAGTTCATTTCGCTGTTATAGCGGTAAAAGTAAAATTTGATCATGAAAAGAAGGAGAGCACGATGAAGGACCAATTGGAAAAAATCAAACAGGAAGCGTTAAAGCAGATTGAAGCTTCCGATGCGCTGGAAAAACTAAACGACATTAAAGTTGCTTATCTTGGAAAAAAAGGTGAGCTAACCAGTGTATTAAAGAGTATGAAGGATGTTGCTCCGGAAGACAGGCCAAAGGTGGGCCAGATGGTAAATGACGCCCGGGCCGTGATCGAGGGGAAATTAGAGGATGCCATATCCGCTCTGCAGAAAAAAGCCAGAGAAGAACAGCTGAAAAAAGAAGTAATTGATGTAACCCTTCCCGGCAGACGAAATAAGGTAGGCCACACCCATCCAAATACCATTGCTCTGGAAGAGGTTGAGCGAATCTTCGTTGGGATGGGATATGAGGTCATTGAAGGGCCGGAAGTGGAATACGATTCCTATAACTTTGAAAAATTGAATATACCTAAGAATCATCCGGCAAGAGACGAACAGGATACCTTTTATATCAGTGATAACATCGTATTAAGAAGCCAGACATCACCGGTCCAGGTCAGGACCATGGAAAAAGGCAAGCTGCCGATCCGCATGCTGGCCCCCGGCCGCGTATTCCGGTCTGATGAGGTGGATGCAACCCATTCCCCTTCCTTCCACCAGATAGAAGGACTTGTAATTGATAAAAATATAACATTTGCAGATTTAAAGGGGACCCTTGCAGAGTTTGCCAGAGAGCTTTTTGGCCTTGAGACAAAAGTGAAATTCCGTCCGCACCATTTCCCGTTTACAGAACCAAGCGCGGAGATGGATGTTACCTGTTTCAAATGCGGCGGAAAAGGCTGCCGTTTCTGCAAAGGCTCCGGTTGGATTGAGATTCTTGGCTGCGGCATGGTTCATCCAAATGTGCTTACAATGAGCGGAATCGATCCCAATGAATATTCCGGCTTTGCATTTGGAGTTGGATTGGAGCGGATTGCCCTGTTAAAATATGAAATTGATGACATGAGATTATTATATGAGAACGACATCAGATTCTTAAAACAGTTTTAAGGAAAGGAAGATAGATCAATGAATACACCATTATCATGGATTAAGGCATACGTTCCGGATTTAGACGTAACGGCCCAGGAATATACAGATGCTATGACGCTTACCGGATCAAAGGTTGAGGGCTATGTTTGTCTGGATAAAAACTTAGAGAAAATCGTTGTTGGACAGATATTATCCATTGAACGTCATCCGGATGCGGATAAACTGATCATCTGCCAGGTCAATGTTGGAGCGGAAACCGTACAGATCGTTACAGGCGCATCCAATGTAAAGACAGGAGATAAAATTCCTGTGGTATTAGACGGAGGCAAAGTGGCAGGAGGCCACGACGGCGGCGCTCTTCCGGAAGAAGGAATCCAGATCAAGAAAGGGAAACTAAGAGGAATCGAATCCTGCGGCATGATGTGCTCCATTGAAGAGCTGGGCTCTTCCAATGAAATGTATCCAGATGCACCGGAAAGCGGGATTTACATTCTGCCTGAGAATACGGAAATAGGTGCTGATGCCATAGAGGTGCTGGGCCTTCGTGATTCCGTATTTGAATACGAGATCACCTCAAATCGTGTGGACTGCTACAGTGTAATAGGAATTGCAAGAGAAGCGGCGGCTACCTTCCGTAAGCCCTTTGTACCTCCGGTGGTAACAGCCACAGGAAACAGTGAGGATATCCATGACTATTTAAAGATTTCCGTAGAGGATAGCCGTCTTTGTCCCCGCTATTGTGCAAGAATGGTGAAAAATATCAAGCTTGCTCCTTCCCCGGCCT encodes the following:
- a CDS encoding ABC transporter ATP-binding protein, with the protein product MKKLLKYLKDYKVESIMGPLFKLLEACFELLVPLVVAKVIDVGIKSQNIPYILKMGGLLVLLGVIGLVCSITAQYFAAKAAAGFGTSLRNDLFAHINKLSYQEIDSIGTATLITRITSDANQVQSGVNLFLRLFLRSPFVVCGAMIMAFTINARAALVFAVLIPVLSIVVFGIMLISIPLYKKVQKQLDQVLLAVRENLEGVRVIRAFDRQNGEIRRFDEENGLLVRFQVFVGKISALMNPLTYVLINLGIIVLINTGARQVQSGIITQGAVIALVNYMSQILVELVKLANLIITISKSLACAGRINAVFEQEPAITEVSNKGVEEKQDAPEVEFDHMTFAYAGAKDAALSGLSFQVMKGETIGIIGGTGSGKTTLVNLIPRFYEVTEGSVKVGGVDVRQYPLGQLRELVGIVPQKAVLFKGTLRENMKWGKKEATDHEIYEALATAQAKDFVEEKGEGLELLIQAGGRNLSGGQRQRLAIARALVKDPQILIMDDSASALDFATDARLRKAIKESTGNMTVFLVSQRASSIKNADRILVLDDGQMAGWGTHEELLTSCQVYREICLSQLSKEEVQ
- a CDS encoding ABC transporter ATP-binding protein, with protein sequence MNVKKYRSTVKRIFRCIGRYKWGVAASLACAFVTVLLTLYVPILTGRAIDCIVGAGAVDFAGMWTILKQIGIIIAITAVAQWLMSHINNLVTYRVVKDIRTQAFNKLEILPLKYIDSHSHGDIINRIITDIDQFSDGLLMGFTQLFTGVLTIFGTLVFMFSMNPGITVVVVLVTPVSLFVASFIARKTFRLFKMQSQTRGELTSLVEEMLGNQKVVQAFAHEADAQEKFEDINEDLRVWSLKATFFSSITNPATRFVNSLVYASVGIAGAFAAVKGLLSVGQLSSFLSYANQYTKPFNEISGVVTELQNALASAARVFELIDEEPQVPEEPDAAVLSNAKGEISLEQVYFSYNPEIALIEDMNLNVRKGQRVAIVGPTGCGKSTVINLLMRFYDVDSGSIRVDGKDIRHMTRQSLRTSYGMVLQETWLKSGTIRENIAYGKPDAAEEEIILAAKEAHAHSFIRRMPEGYDTVISEDGGNLSQGQKQLLCIARVMLCLPPMLILDEATSSIDTRTEIKIQKAFGKMMEGRTSFIVAHRLSTIKEADVILVMRDGHIIEQGTHESLLSQNGFYAQLYNSQFAV
- the pheS gene encoding phenylalanine--tRNA ligase subunit alpha — encoded protein: MKDQLEKIKQEALKQIEASDALEKLNDIKVAYLGKKGELTSVLKSMKDVAPEDRPKVGQMVNDARAVIEGKLEDAISALQKKAREEQLKKEVIDVTLPGRRNKVGHTHPNTIALEEVERIFVGMGYEVIEGPEVEYDSYNFEKLNIPKNHPARDEQDTFYISDNIVLRSQTSPVQVRTMEKGKLPIRMLAPGRVFRSDEVDATHSPSFHQIEGLVIDKNITFADLKGTLAEFARELFGLETKVKFRPHHFPFTEPSAEMDVTCFKCGGKGCRFCKGSGWIEILGCGMVHPNVLTMSGIDPNEYSGFAFGVGLERIALLKYEIDDMRLLYENDIRFLKQF